The DNA region GTCGAGGCCGGACGAGATGGGCAGCCAGGGCACGAGCCGGCCCAGGGTGCGGGCGGCGAGGAGCTTCGCGAGCGGCGCGCGGCTGGCGAGCGCGTAGAACGGCGAGGTGAGCACGAACCCGCTCACGTGGCGCCCGCGGCCGCTCAGCCCCCAGAGCGTCGCGATGAGCGCCCCCTGGCTGTGGGCGAGCACGAAGAGCCGCTCGGCGGCGACGCCGTCCTGGGCGAGCTTCGCCACCAGCGCGTCGAGGTCGGCGAGGTAGTCGGCGAACGCGTCCACGTGCCAGCGCCGGCCGTCGGACTGGCCGTGGCCGCGGAAGTCGAGCAGCGCCACCTGGAACCCGGCGCGCACCAGCGCGGCGGTGATCCCGGCGTAGCGGCCGCAGTGATCGCCGCCGCCGTGCAGCACCGCCACGGTGGCGCGCGGCGCCGGGGGCGTGAAGCGCTGCCAGTACAGGCGCAGGTGATCGGCCGAGTTGATGAACCCTTCCTCGTGCCTCGCCTCGGCGTCGGACGGGAAGGTGGGGAGCGGCATCGGCGGGACGCTAGCGGCCGGGGGCGGCGGGGTCAAGGCGCGCCGGCGGTCCGGGCCCAGGCCCGGACACGCTCCGCCGCGGCCTCGTCTCCCGCCTCCAGGTACGCGTCGATCAGCCGCCGCCACGGCTCGGGATCCGGCCGCTCGCCGGCGCGCCCCAGCGCCTCCTCGATCCGGATGGCCGCGCGCAGCTCCTCGAGCTCGCGCTCGCGCTCCCCGCGCGCCTCGGCGAGGTCGGCGAGCAGCAGGTGCGCCTGCGACGCCGCCGGGCCGCCCGCGGCGAGCGCCACGGCACGCCGGGCCTCCCCCTCGGCCAGCTCCTCCTGCCCCGCCCGCGCGAGCGCCTCGGCGAGCGAGGCGTGCAGCTCGGGGCTGGCCTCGTCGTAGGCCACCGCGCGGCGGAGCGCCTCCACCGCGCCGGCGTCGTCGCCGGCTCCCCGCGCGCGGCGCGCCTCGAGGTAGTGCGCGATGGCGCGGGGCGAGATCGTCCGGGCGGCTGCGGGCGGCGGCGCCCCCGGGGCCGCAGCGGGCCGCGCGCCGGCGCCGGCGCACGCGGCACAGGCGGCGACGAGCAGGGCGGCGAGCGGGCGGGCGGACGGGCGCATGGCTGCCCGCGCGGCGGGCGGAGCCGCAGGATAGCGGCGGGCGGGCCCCCGGTTCAATCCGCGTCGCCGGCGCGCTTCGCGCGCGCGCGGCGGCCGCCGCGGATCTTCAGGGGGGCCGGCCCGCTGGCGCGGAGCGCCGCGTCCACCGCGGCGGCGAGCGCGCCGTCCACGAGCGGCCGCGTCACCGCGGCGGCGCAGCCGGCCTCGCGGAGCGGCTCGCCCCAGTCGGCGTGCGCGACCGCCACCACCGGCACCCCCGCCAGCTCGCGATCCGCCCGGAACGCACGCAGCGACTCTCCCCCGTCCGGCCCGCTCGCGTGCAGCACCACCGCGTCGGGCGCGAAGCGCGCCGCCGTCGCGCCCGCCGCGAACCCGGGGGCGGCCTGCTCCACCGCGTAGCCGGCCACGGCGAGCTGGCGCGCCGTCCCCTCCCGCGCCGGGCCGGGCTCCGCCACCACCAGCACCTTGCGGCGCGCCGGCGCCGCGCCGGACAGCTCGTCGGGCACGGGCATCCCGTGCCGGAGCATGAACGCGGCCAGCTCCTCGCGCGCGATGCGCCGGTGACCGCCGGGCGTCCGGTGCGCCTTGAGGCGCCGGGCCTCGATCCAGTTCACCACCGTGGGCAGCGAGACGCCGAGGAGACGGGCTGCCTCGAACGTCGTGTAGAAGCCGGGCATCGCCGGCAAGTCTAGACAGCGGCGGTCCGTTCGGGAACAGCGGGATCGCGCGCCGTCCCGTGACGCGGGCCTGCAACGTCCCGCCCGGGAATGCTAAGGAGAGCCCATGCCTGCTCCCACCTACCTGCTCGGCGCGGTGCAGATGACGTCCACGGCGGACCGGTCCCGGAACCTCGAGACCGCGGTCCGGCTGGTGAACGAGGCGGCCGACCTCGGGGCGAGGCTGATCGGCCTGCCCGAGAACTTCGCGTACATGGGGCCCGAGGAGGGCCGCCGGGCCGGCGCCGAGACGCTGGAGGGCCCCACGGTGAAGGCGCTCTCCGAGGTGGCGCGGCGGCGCGGCGTGTACGTGCTGGCCGGGTCGATCGCGGAGAAGGTGGACGACCCGGGCAAGACCGCCAACACGAGCGTGCTCATCGCCGACGACGGCCGGGTGGCGGCCGCGTACCGCAAGATCCACCTGTTCGACGTCTCCATCCCCGACGGCGCGCGCTACGCCGAGTCCGAGGTGGTG from Anaeromyxobacter dehalogenans 2CP-C includes:
- a CDS encoding alpha/beta hydrolase yields the protein MPLPTFPSDAEARHEEGFINSADHLRLYWQRFTPPAPRATVAVLHGGGDHCGRYAGITAALVRAGFQVALLDFRGHGQSDGRRWHVDAFADYLADLDALVAKLAQDGVAAERLFVLAHSQGALIATLWGLSGRGRHVSGFVLTSPFYALASRAPLAKLLAARTLGRLVPWLPISSGLDPADLTSDPDLQKWTARDPLYGRVTTPRWFEEARRAQAEVARRAGEWTAPLLVLAAGADRVVGLDATRAFVSAAGATDKRLEVYEGFRHEVLNEVERARPIAEAVAWLSARAPR
- a CDS encoding ribonuclease E codes for the protein MRPSARPLAALLVAACAACAGAGARPAAAPGAPPPAAARTISPRAIAHYLEARRARGAGDDAGAVEALRRAVAYDEASPELHASLAEALARAGQEELAEGEARRAVALAAGGPAASQAHLLLADLAEARGERERELEELRAAIRIEEALGRAGERPDPEPWRRLIDAYLEAGDEAAAERVRAWARTAGAP
- a CDS encoding excisionase family DNA-binding protein, with protein sequence MPGFYTTFEAARLLGVSLPTVVNWIEARRLKAHRTPGGHRRIAREELAAFMLRHGMPVPDELSGAAPARRKVLVVAEPGPAREGTARQLAVAGYAVEQAAPGFAAGATAARFAPDAVVLHASGPDGGESLRAFRADRELAGVPVVAVAHADWGEPLREAGCAAAVTRPLVDGALAAAVDAALRASGPAPLKIRGGRRARAKRAGDAD
- a CDS encoding carbon-nitrogen hydrolase family protein, with the protein product MPAPTYLLGAVQMTSTADRSRNLETAVRLVNEAADLGARLIGLPENFAYMGPEEGRRAGAETLEGPTVKALSEVARRRGVYVLAGSIAEKVDDPGKTANTSVLIADDGRVAAAYRKIHLFDVSIPDGARYAESEVVVPGDKVVIAPTPLGRIGLTVCYDLRFPELYRKLAALGAEVITIPAAFTLFTGKDHWEVLLRARAIENLAYVMAPAQVGRHSASRQTFGNAMIVDPWGVVLARCPDGEGVCVAPFRRERLEQVRLELPALKHRKL